A window of the Carassius gibelio isolate Cgi1373 ecotype wild population from Czech Republic chromosome B16, carGib1.2-hapl.c, whole genome shotgun sequence genome harbors these coding sequences:
- the plekhg6 gene encoding pleckstrin homology domain-containing family G member 5, with product MREMDTVKSSNPSKGPELSNVMAPEETALGDKSDRQREEEREADTDTADGLAVLSVGQRRARQKHRYNTVGYQKKKQRTAMDFSTVSKGTSAGAKSRGALKQALFSQGVSDRNGTFEERSGGVQGQLDALKQVLDLFSTPEDLRWTWGEGGTEKALEKSWTDIVDSHESMSKPQRHQQEALWELINTELSYINKLTIAKEFVMAALSHCHRHGFLQEVSPTMLFSNLPSILEAHQIFWREVMYPMLQEVRLTGRPFDPLRLEAGCLQFPDRFPAYFEYCLEQERNVELTRRQLDTNPHFHTYLTWVENHPQCGRMRLGDMQAKPHQRITKYPLLLKAVQKTTEDHPTKNALERMLYSVSHFLESINGYLQLKEDTLALSVAAQRIEGCKLEGLSEEIDKYVREFCCFDLMRPVRGVGPNVIRKQLMEETLKVRIRKDTKELVVLLFTDVLLMTKTQKKSDKLKVVRPPLPLERIHCIELKDGYSFVLVEVGDLGCAVSVNFLSTPSPDSCTSWVSALRETQAALETLRKNETNKTLKTTSTTKFGGSERLPTQDELSDKVIEDPDDQSISDRSDSDFESGRLYPYHGGKSDEEMLIEEEQSKVQQLPEDRNSPLIGQSNEVAATTNLDGLKTEKGRKISERRVTWKRGRRSSVNSNDITQQDLLVRNQLNGSYLMPGGDVENNSTSIQSLPSTSASNKSLITASSYGTTAETEEPVHQDPDDDSEEIRRNSLYSQSGDDQGLLTESRRFSRKLKSPRIWKKRANNLQPSVPSDISRTDVNGLELTPNSNSNGNQRRASNPVNSLELASDANSRGSQRRASTPCIKPQDSPRVLKLGSLKNNHGTLWYVPEKSLSPDSQTHSEPEQTCDGNVKMKPIKLKTRRRASNPKISSSQSSLPPSHRRSPSPPAGLDPQIPPSPLQGLLQRAKERERERGLGKREGRKKIPLQSSPTVSASPSPSVSEGERAAEREESTEDGMTSAHGWREGNVDGSEDEMTDSSNVLEGISVDWPGWCFDDEEVFDFEDLEDEDWFNTTLNTNEPGRSETKPSERQDETECSEV from the exons ATGAGGGAAATGGACACAGTTAAATCCAG TAATCCATCAAAAGGACCGGAACTGAGCAATGTCATGGCCCCAGAGGAAACTGCCCTCGGTGACAAGAGTGACAGACAgcgggaggaagagagagaggcagaCACAGACACTGCTGATGGACTTGCAGTACTGTCAGTCGGTCAGCGGAGGGCACGACAGAAACACAGATACAACACTGTAGGCTACCAG AAAAAGAAGCAGAGGACAGCTATGGACTTTTCTACAGTGAGCAAGGGAACATCTGCTGGGGCGAAGAGCAGGGGTGCATTAAAGCAGGCACTTTTTAGCCAGGGAGTGTCTGACAGAAATGGCACATTTGAG GAACGATCAGGAGGTGTACAGGGGCAGCTGGACGCGTTGAAACAGGTTTTGGACTTATTCAGTACACCTGAGGACCTGAGGTGGACATGGGGCGAGGGAGGTACTGAGAAAGCACTGGAAAAGAGCTGGACAGACATAGTGGACTCTCATGAG TCCATGTCAAAACCCCAGCGGcaccagcaggaggcgctgtggGAGCTTATTAATACCGAGCTATCCTACATCAACAAACTCACTATTGCCAAAGAA TTTGTGATGGCAGCACTGTCACACTGTCACAGACATGGATTCCTTCAGGAG gtcAGCCCCACAATGCTCTTTTCCAATCTTCCTTCTATCCTTGAAGCACATCAAATCTTTTGGCGTGAAGTGATGTATCCAATGTTACAAGAGGTCCGTCTCACTGGAAGACCGTTCGACCCTCTCAGACTCGAGGCAGGATGTTTGCAG TTTCCTGACCGTTTTCCTGCATACTTTGAGTACTGTTTGGAGCAGGAGAGAAATGTGGAGCTGACACGCAGACAGCTCGACACAAACCCACATTTTCACACCTATCTTACG TGGGTGGAGAATCATCCCCAGTGTGGGCGAATGCGTCTGGGCGATATGCAGGCCAAACCACACCAGAGGATCACCAAGTACCCTCTTTTACTGAAAGCTGTTCAGAAGACCACAGAAGACCACCCCACCAAAAACGCACTTGAGAGAATG ttgtacagTGTCAGTCATTTTCTAGAATCTATCAATGGCTATTTGCAGCTGAAAGAAGATACTCTTGCCCTCTCTGTTGCTGCTCAAAGAATAGAGGGATGCAAACTAGAAGGTCTGAGTGAAGAAATAGACaag TACGTTCGTGAGTTCTGCTGCTTTGATTTGATGAGGCCGGTGAGGGGGGTGGGGCCAAATGTCATAAGGAAGCAATTAATGGAAGAAACGTTGAAGGTCAGAATAAGAAAGGACACCAAG GAGCTTGTGGTCCTGCTCTTCACTGATGTGTTGCTGATGACCAAAACGCAGAAGAAATCAGACAAGCTGAAGGTAGTGCGTCCCCCTCTGCCTCTGGAGAGAATACACTGCATTGAGCTCAAAGATGGAT ATTCGTTTGTGCTGGTGGAGGTCGGTGATCTAGGATGTGCTGTCAGTGTGAACTTCCTGTCCACACCGAGTCCAGACAGCTGCACGTCATGGGTGTCTGCTCTGCGTGAGACTCAG GCGGCCTTAGAGACCTTGAGGAAAAATGAGACCAACAAAACACTGAAGACAACAAGTACGACAAAGTTTGGTGGTTCAGAGAGACTTCCCACTCAGGACGAACTGTCTGACAAAGTCATAGAGGATCCTGATGACCAATCAATATCTGATAGATCTGATAGTGATTTTGAGTCGGGGAGGCTATATCCTTACCATGGGGGAAAGTCTGATGAAGAAATGTTGATAGAAGAAGAACAAAGTAAGGTTCAGCAGCTGCCAGAGGATAGGAACTCTCCACTGATTGGCCAATCGAATGAAGTTGCGGCAACGACTAATTTAGATGgattaaaaactgaaaaaggaagaaaaatatCAGAAAGGCGAGTTACATGGAAACGTGGGCGACGGTCATCTGTAAATTCTAATGACATTACACAACAGGACTTACTTGTGAGAAACCAGTTGAATGGATCATACTTGATGCCTGGTGGAGATGTGGAGAACAATAGCACTTCTATTCAATCCCTGCCAAGCACTTCTGCATCAAACAAGTCTCTAATAACTGCATCGTCATATGGGACAACTGCAGAAACAGAGGAACCAGTGCATCAGGATCCAGATGATGACTCTGAAGAAATCAGGAGGAACTCTTTATACAGTCAGTCAGGAGATGACCAAGGGCTCCTCACAGAATCACGGAGGTTCTCCCGGAAACTGAAGTCCCCTCGCATTTGGAAAAAACGGGCCAATAATTTGCAACCGTCTGTTCCCTCAGACATTTCCAGGACAGATGTGAACGGATTGGAACTTACTCCCAATTCAAACTCCAATGGAAACCAGAGAAGAGCATCCAACCCTGTGAACAGTTTAGAACTCGCCTCCGATGCAAACTCCAGAGGAAGCCAGAGAAGAGCATCCACCCCTTGCATTAAACCCCAAGATTCCCCCCGAGTGCTAAAGCTGGGATCTCTAAAAAACAACCATGGCACGTTATGGTATGTTCCTGAAAAAAGCTTGTCACCAGACTCTCAGACGCACTCTGAACCTGAGCAGACGTGTGATGGGaatgttaaaatgaaaccaaTCAAACTGAAGACACGGAGGAGAGCCTCCAACCCGAAAATCAGCTCCTCTCAGAGTTCCCTTCCACCTTCTCACAGACGCAGCCCCTCGCCCCCAGCAGGCCTGGACCCCCAGATTCCCCCTTCTCCACTCCAGGGCCTGCTGCAGAGGGCAAAGGAACGGGAAAGAGAACGTGGACTGGGAAAAAGAGAGGGAAGGAAAAAAATCCCTCTACAAAGTTCTCCTACTGTTTCTGCCTCTCCATCACCGTCAGTTAGTGAAGGAGAGAGAGCGGCAGAAAGAGAGGAGTCGACAGAAGATGGGATGACATCTGCTCATGGATGGAGAGAGGGGAACGTGGATGGAAGTGAGGATGAGATGACAGACAG CAGTAATGTCCTAGAGGGCATCAGCGTGGACTGGCCAGGCTGGTGTTTTGATGATGAGGAGGTGTTTGACTTTGAGGACTTAGAAGATGAAGACTGGTTTAACACGACGCTGAACACAAACGAGCCCGGCAGGTCAGAGACCAAACCGTCAGAGAGGCAAGATGAAACCGAATGTAGTGAGGTGTAG
- the LOC127974678 gene encoding lymphocyte activation gene 3 protein produces MIKKQFLTILGLALVFEGAQCQEHDVFVAHGSLAVLPCRDETSALSHPTAVFWSRIVENVLKTVWRREKSGLEFRQVRNPSRVNCPVPKSGKADYSLHIAETTIEDAGKYICEVDGKIRTLKVINLRVVRVSFSPAVVVEGLGMEAACQVSPGTQSVQINWKRDGKLTWRSSISNVSQKDGGDWTCQVTYNGGVVEATASLQVKGIVTPQNNSVVYAAVGSSVPLPCVFTDGLIPSTATWNRTSTTSYSPLPLPESFNKSAGPSASAAIQTVQDGDEGMYTCSGTMKGLNGETNTVLRRMELVVARVLSSSSSSGNGPMSLSCHLSNPSQITSYEWLRVNYGPNDTRTVTSVQKTKSVRIQEVSEKDAGEWVCRYYGEQGVLGSVTYELHVMGAVKSENSSSGNKTAMVVGLGVFFLVVFLVVFQMYRNYRRKKMILLYPAMETIVHQAATEREQRERSRPKVTEVCVGDL; encoded by the exons ATGATTAAGAAGCAGTTTCTGACGATTCTGGGGTTAGCGCTGGTTTTTGAAG GTGCTCAGTGTCAGGAACATGATGTGTTTGTGGCTCATGGTTCTCTAGCAGTGCTGCCATGTAGGGATGAGACTTCTGCGCTCTCACATCCTACCGCAGTCTTCTGGAGCAGGATAGTCGAAAA TGTCCTGAAGACAGTCTGGCGGCGAGAGAAGAGCGGGTTAGAGTTTCGTCAGGTTAGAAACCCATCACGTGTTAACTGTCCCGTCCCGAAATCTGGAAAGGCGGATTACAGCCTCCACATCGCTGAAACGACAATCGAGGACGCAGGAAAGTACATCTGTGAAGTCGATGGAAAGATTCGGACGCTGAAGGTCATCAATCTCAGAGTTGTAAGAG TGTCATTTTCTCCTGCAGTAGTGGTGGAAGGATTAGGAATGGAGGCAGCGTGCCAGGTCAGTCCTGGGACACAGTCTGTACAAATCAACTGGAAACGAGACGGCAAATTAACATGGAGATCCAGCATCTCCAACGTGTCTCAAAAAGATGGAGGAGACTGGACCTGTCAGGTTACATACAATGGTGGAGTGGTAGAGGCAACCGCATCCCTCCAGGTCAAAG GAATCGTCACCCCTCAGAACAACTCAGTGGTGTACGCTGCAGTGGGTTCCTCCGTCCCCTTGCCCTGCGTCTTCACCGATGGTCTGATCCCTTCCACCGCGACGTGGAACAGAACCTCCACAACATCAtactctcctcttcctctccctgaaTCTTTCAACAAGTCTGCTGGGCCTTCGGCATCAGCTGCTATACAGACAGTGCAGGATGGAGATGAAGGGATGTACACATGCTCAGGAACGATGAAGGGATTGAATGGAGAGACCAATACAGTACTAAGAAGGATGGAGCTAGTTGTAGCTCGAG TTTTGAGTTCGTCATCATCCAGTGGTAACGGTCCCATGTCCCTGAGCTGCCATCTCAGCAACCCCAGCCAGATCACTTCCTATGAGTGGCTCCGTGTGAATTACGGCCCAAACGACACTCGAACGGTGACCTCTGTTCAAAAGACAAAGAGCGTCAGGATTCAAGAAGTCAGTGAGAAAGATGCTGGTGAATGGGTTTGTCGCTACTACGGGGAGCAAGGAGTTCTGGGGAGCGTGACTTACGAACTTCATGTGATGG GCGCTGTAAAGAGTGAAAATTCAAGTTCTGGCAACAAAACCGCTATGGTGGTGGGATTGGGCGTTTTCTTCTTGGTGGTATTCCTGGTTGTGTTCCAGATGTACAGGAACTACCGCCGG AAGAAGATGATCCTTCTTTACCCTGCGATGGAAACCATCGTCCATCAGGCCGCCACTGAACgagagcagagagagaggagCAGGCCAAAAGTGACTGAAGTGTGTGTCGGAGATCTCTAA
- the rpl18 gene encoding 60S ribosomal protein L18, translated as MGVDIRHNKDRKVHRKEPKSQDIYLRLLVKLYRFLSRRSDAPFNKVILRRLFMSKTNRPPMALSRLIRKMKHPGRENLTAVVVGTITDDVRIQKIPKLKVCALKLTDRARSRILKAGGQIMTFDQLALTAPRGQGTVLLSGPRKAREVYRHFGKAPGTPHSHTKPYVRSKGRKFERARGRRASRGYKN; from the exons ATG GGAGTTGACATCAGACACAACAAGGACCGTAAGGTTCACAGGAAGGAGCCCAAAAGTCAGGATATTTACCTGAGGCTCTTGGTCAAG TTGTACAGATTCCTGTCTCGCCGTTCTGATGCCCCCTTCAACAAGGTCATCCTGAGGAGGCTCTTCATGAGCAAGACCAACCGCCCCCCTATGGCCCTGTCCCGACTG ATCCGTAAGATGAAGCATCCAGGCCGTGAAAACCTGACTGCTGTTGTTGTGGGAACTATTACTGATGACGTCAGGATTCAGAAAATCCCTAAACTGAAG GTGTGTGCCCTGAAGTTGACTGACCGTGCTCGTAGCAGGATCTTGAAGGCTGGTGGACAGATCATGACCTTTGACCAGCTGGCGCTTACTGCACCAAGAGGACAGGGCACCGTTCTGTTGTCAG GACCCCGTAAGGCCAGAGAGGTGTACAGGCATTTTGGCAAAGCTCCTGGAACCCCCCACAGCCATACCAA ACCCTATGTGCGCTCCAAAGGCAGGAAGTTCGAGCGTGCCCGTGGTCGCAGAGCCAGCCGAGGATACAAGAACTAA